CCGTATTGGCGAAGAATTGAGACATTTGGGTTTTCAATACTCAACCGACGGTGAACATTGCAAGGTAACTTGGCGCGGTGATAAGCGCTATACCGTTACCATCTCGACAACACCGGGTGACAAAAAGAATGCAGGCCACACTGTTATACAGAACTTCAACCAAACGTTTTTCTGAAGAGTCATTCGCCTACTATGGAAAAAGAAGGGGCTGGGAGATAGGGAGCGAATGGAACAGCGGGCGCGGAAGGTGGTGTTGGCCTACTCGGGCGGGGTGGACACAACGGTGTGCATTCCTTACCTGCGGCACGAATGGGGCGTCGAGGAAATCATTGCGCTAACGGTGGATGTGGGACAAGGGCTGACGCTGGAGATGGCGGACGCACCGGAACTGGAAACCCGCCGGCAGCAGGAATTGGAAGCCATTCGCACGAAAGCCTTGGCCGCCGGCGCTAATGTGGCTTTGGTAAAAGACGCGCGGGAGACGTTTGTGCGGGAGTATGCCCTGCCGGCGATTCAGGCCAATGCCCTCTACGAGGGTCGCTATCCGCTTTCGACGGCGCTGGCTCGCCCCTTGATCGCTCGCCTGCTGGTGGAAGTGGCCGAAGAGTACGGCGCGGATGCGGTGGCCCACGGTTGCACAGGCAAGGGCAATGACCAGGTGCGGTTTGATGTGGCGATTGCGGCGTTGAATCCCCGGCTGAAAGTCCTGGCGCCGGCGCGGGAATGGGGCATGAGCCGCGAGCAGACGATTGCCTACGGGGAGCGATTTGGGCTGAGTTTTCCGGTCAAAAAGTCGTCCCCCTACAGCATTGACAGTAATTTGTTGGGGCAAAGTATTGAGGCGGGGCCGCTGGAAGACCCCTGGCTGGAACCACCGGAAGAGATTTACACGCTGACCCGTTCGGTCGCCCAAGCGCCCCCTTTGCCGGAGTACATCACGGTGGATTTTGTCCAGGGACAACCGGTGGGTGTGAATGAGGAACCCCTGCCGCCAGTGGCGTTGATGGAGCAGTTGAATTTCCTGGCGGGGCGACATGGCGTAGGCCGGATTGACATGATCGAAAACCGGCTGGTGGGGATTAAATCGCGGGAGGTGTACGAGGCGCCAGGGTTAGCGGTGTTGATAACGGCGCACCAAGCCCTGGAAAGTTTGACCCTGACGCGGGATGTGACCCATTACAAGTATGGGATTGAGCGCACCTATGCCGAACTGGTCTATAACGGGTTGTGGTTTAGCCCCCTGAAAGCGGCACTGGATGCGTTTATTCAAGAGACACAAAAACGGGTGACAGGGACAATTCGCTTGCGGCTCCATAAGGGCACGGCAACGGTGGTGGGGTGGCAATCGCCCTATTCCCTTTATGACCCTGATTTGGCGACCTATACCGAAGGGGACCGGTTTGACCACCAAGCAGCGGAAGGATTCATTTATGTGTGGGGATTGCCGCTGCGGGTCTGGGCGCAAGTGGGACAAAAGCATCCGCCGGTTTAAGGGTTAAAGTGGAAGAAAAACGATGGGCAAAACCCGCACGTATCATGACCCAGTGCATGGGGCAATTACGCTCGATGGGCGGGACCCGGTCGAGGCGCTGTTGATTCGTTTGATTGATACACCCCCATTTCAACGCCTGCGCCGGTTGCGTCAATTGGGAGCGGCCAGTTTTACGTTTCATGGGGCGGAAGGGTCGCGGTTTACCCATTCGCTGGGGGTGTTGTGGGTGGCGCGCCGCGTGTTTGACCGGTTGCAAAATCATTACCCAGAATTAAAACCCCATCGGGCGGTGGTATTGGTAGCGGCGTTGTTTCACGATTTGGGTCATGGCCCCTACAGTCACACCGGCGAAGAAATGTTCCATTATCACCATGAACATTGGACGCAAAAAATTCTGGAACAGGACCCCAGCATTCGTTCGCTTTTAGATGGGTTTGACTCCGAATTGATGCCGAAGGTTTTGCAAGTTTATCAACAGGTCTATCCCCTAAAGTTTGTGGGGCAATGGGTGTCGGGACAATTGGACTGCGACCGGTTGGATTATCTGATGCGGGATAGTTATCTGACTGGGGCGGCCTACGGGCGGTTGGATTTAGACCGGATTCTGGCGGCGATTGATTACGACCCCGATAGCGGCGGGTTAGTCGTGCATCGCAAGGGGCTGGCGGCGATTGAACATTACCTGGTGGTGCGCTATTTCATGTATGTCCAGGTGTACAGCCATCGCAAAAATGTGGCGGCCACGTGGATGCTCTGCCGGTTGATAGAGCGCGCCAAACAAGACCCCCAAGTGCTCTTTTGTGACTCAACAATGCACCGCTGGCTAACTCAACCCATCGAGGCGCTCGAACTCCCGGATTATTTAGCCGCCGATGATGACGTTGTGAACTATCACCTTCATCGCTGGACAGAGGCATCAGACCCGGTGATTGCGGATTTGTGCCGGCGATTTTTGCAGCGCGATTTGTTCAAAGCGACGGAGGTGACCCGCTGGAGTGAGGCGCAACAGCAGGAGTTGCTGGCGGATATTCAACAGGCGGTCCGACAAAAGGGCTGGGATGAACACTATTACTGTGGGTTGCACCGCCGTTCCATTCGCGGTTACACGCTGTATCAAAAGGGTATCCTGATGCAGACGGATGAGGGTCTGCGGGAGATTAACGAGCTGTCGCCGCTGGTGCAATCGTTGAGTCATCCCCACACCCGCGCGTGGTTGATCTATCCCCGTGACGTGACGGAACAGGTGATGACCTGGGTGCAGCGCCACGCCACGGTTCCCGAGGCAACAAATGGGCAAAGTTTTTAGGGGATAATTGGTTAGGGTTTTCTGGATGGGCTAGTGACGCTCCAAGGAACGGTTTATGTGCCCCCGCATCCATTGATCCAGCACTGGTTGGGGGTGGTGCGGGATAAACAAACGCCGAATGCCCTGTTTCGCCCGGCGCTGGTGGAATTGGGACGCTGGTTGACCTATGAGGCCATCCGGCGGGATTGGTTGCCGTTGACGACCGCAACGGTGGAAACCCCCCTGGCCCCTGCAACAGCGCAATTTGTGGACCCGACCGTGCCGCTAGTTTTGGTGCCGATTCTGCGGGCGGGGTTGACCTTGCTGGAGGGGAGCCAGAACCTGTTGCCCCTGGCGCGGGTGTACCACTTTGGAGTGATGCGCAACGAACATACCCTCGAACCGATGGTCTATCTCAACACCTTACCAGCGCAATTCGACCCCCAGACACGGGTGCTGGTGCTGGACCCGATGCTGGCGACGGGTGGGACAGCCATGACAGCATTGACAGCCTTGGTGGAACGGGGCGCCCAACCGGCCTACATTCGCCTGGTTTCGGTCATTGCCGCGCCGCCAGCTTTGCAAAAAATTACGAGCCATTACCCCCAGGTGCAAATTTACACCGCTGGCATTGACCCCGAACTCAATGACGTCGGTTTTATCGTGCCTGGCTTGGGAGATGCCGGTGACCGGAGCTTCGGGACGGGGTAAACTGGGAACAGGACTGGGAGAAATGTCCATGGAATCGCGAGGGGATGGTTTTGGCAAGGGCTTGCTGCTGGGGACCCTGTTTGGCGGTGTCATTGGCGGCGTCCTAGGGGTGATCATTGCCAATCGGTTAACGGCGCAATCCCGACCCCAACCTGTGAAAGCAGCCGGCAATAGTAACAACCTGCGCCAGAACCTAGAGGAGAAAATCAACCAGTTGAACGAAACAATTGACCAGGTGCGCGACCAACTGGCCCAGGCGAGTGCCGCCGCGAGTGAACCTGTCCCCGAACCCAGCGGGCGAGAATCTCCATGACAGTCGAGCGCTCGCTGCTGGCGTTTACTGCT
Above is a window of Gloeomargarita sp. SKYB120 DNA encoding:
- a CDS encoding argininosuccinate synthase — translated: MEQRARKVVLAYSGGVDTTVCIPYLRHEWGVEEIIALTVDVGQGLTLEMADAPELETRRQQELEAIRTKALAAGANVALVKDARETFVREYALPAIQANALYEGRYPLSTALARPLIARLLVEVAEEYGADAVAHGCTGKGNDQVRFDVAIAALNPRLKVLAPAREWGMSREQTIAYGERFGLSFPVKKSSPYSIDSNLLGQSIEAGPLEDPWLEPPEEIYTLTRSVAQAPPLPEYITVDFVQGQPVGVNEEPLPPVALMEQLNFLAGRHGVGRIDMIENRLVGIKSREVYEAPGLAVLITAHQALESLTLTRDVTHYKYGIERTYAELVYNGLWFSPLKAALDAFIQETQKRVTGTIRLRLHKGTATVVGWQSPYSLYDPDLATYTEGDRFDHQAAEGFIYVWGLPLRVWAQVGQKHPPV
- the upp gene encoding uracil phosphoribosyltransferase → MTLQGTVYVPPHPLIQHWLGVVRDKQTPNALFRPALVELGRWLTYEAIRRDWLPLTTATVETPLAPATAQFVDPTVPLVLVPILRAGLTLLEGSQNLLPLARVYHFGVMRNEHTLEPMVYLNTLPAQFDPQTRVLVLDPMLATGGTAMTALTALVERGAQPAYIRLVSVIAAPPALQKITSHYPQVQIYTAGIDPELNDVGFIVPGLGDAGDRSFGTG
- a CDS encoding HD domain-containing protein — its product is MGKTRTYHDPVHGAITLDGRDPVEALLIRLIDTPPFQRLRRLRQLGAASFTFHGAEGSRFTHSLGVLWVARRVFDRLQNHYPELKPHRAVVLVAALFHDLGHGPYSHTGEEMFHYHHEHWTQKILEQDPSIRSLLDGFDSELMPKVLQVYQQVYPLKFVGQWVSGQLDCDRLDYLMRDSYLTGAAYGRLDLDRILAAIDYDPDSGGLVVHRKGLAAIEHYLVVRYFMYVQVYSHRKNVAATWMLCRLIERAKQDPQVLFCDSTMHRWLTQPIEALELPDYLAADDDVVNYHLHRWTEASDPVIADLCRRFLQRDLFKATEVTRWSEAQQQELLADIQQAVRQKGWDEHYYCGLHRRSIRGYTLYQKGILMQTDEGLREINELSPLVQSLSHPHTRAWLIYPRDVTEQVMTWVQRHATVPEATNGQSF